In Aphelocoma coerulescens isolate FSJ_1873_10779 chromosome 3, UR_Acoe_1.0, whole genome shotgun sequence, a single window of DNA contains:
- the LOC138108758 gene encoding L-threonine 3-dehydrogenase, mitochondrial-like: MPIVRNLSRAASQLLQSSGCGCGVSLVPIRGIGVSPRQVASDASFHSVTFSESDHPRVLITGGLGQLGVGLAKLLRKRFGKNNVILSDIRKPADNVFYSGPFIFADILDYKNLREIVVNNRITWLFHYSALLSAVGEANVPLARAVNITGLHNVLDIAAEHNLRLFVPSTIGAFGPTSPRDPTPDLCIQRPRTIYGVSKVHAELMGEYYHYRYGLDFRCLRYPGIISADSQPGGGTTDYAVKIFHDAIKTGKFKCYLRPDTRLPMMYIDDCLKATLEVMEAPAESLTMRTYNISAMSFTPEELAQEVQKYVPELQMTYNVDQVRQAIADSWPMNFDDSNARRDWGWKHDYDLPELVTTMFSYLGSDSRIAQAN; the protein is encoded by the exons ATGCCAATCGTCAGGAACctgagcagagctgccagccagctgctgcagagctctggctgtggctgtggtgtTTCTCTCGTGCCCATCCGGGGCATCGGGGTGTCCCCACGCCAGGTGGCCTCCGACGCCAGCTTCCACTCGGTGACGTTCTCCGAGTCGGATCATCCCCGGGTGCTCATCACAG GTGGTCTTGGTCAGCTTGGGGTGGGACTTGCAAAGCTGCTGAG GAAACGCTTTGGAAAGAACAATGTGATCTTGTCTGACATTAGAAAGCCTGCAGATAATGTTTTTTACAGTG gtcCTTTTATCTTTGCGGATATCTTGGACTACAAGAACCTGCGGGAGATCGTGGTGAACAACCGGATCACGTGGCTGTTCCACTACAGCGCCCTGCTCAGCGCCGTGGGAGAGGCCAACGTGCCCTTGGCCAGAGCTGTCAATATCACTG gtttACACAATGTTCTGGATATTGCAGCTGAGCATAATTTGAGGCTCTTTGTTCCAAGCACTATTGGAGCCTTTGGACCCACCTCTCCTCGAGATCCAACTCCTGATCTCTGCATTCAGAGACCAAGGACAATCTATGGAGTCTCCAAGGTCCATGCTGAGCTCATGGGAGAA taCTACCACTACCGCTATGGCCTGGACTTCCGCTGCCTCAGGTATCCCGGGATTATCTCTGCTGACTCCCAGCCTGGGGGGGGAACAACTG ATTATGCTGTCAAGATTTTCCACGATGCCATAAAGACTGGCAAGTTCAAGTGTTACCTGAGGCCGGACACCCGGCTGCCCATGATGTACATCGACGACTGCCTGAAGGCCACGCTGGAGGTCATGGAGGCCCCTGCAGAATCCCTGACCATGAGGACCTACAACATCAGTGCCATGAGCTTCACTCCTGAGGAACTGGCCCAGGAGGTGCAGAAGTACGTCCCTGAGCTCCAGATGACCTACAATGTGGATCAAGTCAGGCAGGCCATAG ctgacagctggCCCATGAACTTTGACGACAGCAACGCCCGCAGGGATTGGGGTTGGAAACATGATTATGACCTCCCCGAGCTGGTGACCACGATGTTTAGCTATCTTGGCTCTGACTCCAGGATTGCCCAAGCTAACTGA